In the Roseofilum reptotaenium CS-1145 genome, TAACTCCGTCAAAGCCGGCTGCGTCAAATTCTCCAACCGTTTCGTCACCAATTTTGCCTGGAAGGACTGGTTAATACCAGACTCAGACAAGGTAATTTGGGCAACCGCTTGAGTCGGTTGCTTCAAGCGCAATTTCCCCCCCAGCAGAGCGCCAAAATCAAGGGCTACAGCATCTGTCTGAAAAGACATCTCTTCCATGGGAAAATCATTACGAATGACCAACCCCCGCCCTTGCATTTGCAAACCATCGATCGCCCCTTGTAGAAGTTTGCTGGATGGATAACAGCGAATAGACACCTCAATCGATTCACTACGGGTGAACAGATGACGAAGAGACTGGCTCGCCACGCTATTGAGGAGTTTCTCTCCCATATCTGTATTTCCAGGACTACCAAAGAAACCGGTGACACCAGTAAACATGCTGTTTTTGGGTTAGATACAAGTTCTACACTCGATTAATGTAACAAACTGTAAAGCAACCGACAACAGGCCACCCCTGAGGAAGGAGCAATCTGACTGAGAGGACAGGTTTTAGGATCGGGGAATACAGAACGTTGCACTCTGGTGACAAAGGAGTACAGCTTGAAGGCTTAGGATCTAAGCCATACAAGTCCCTATTATTGCCATAGATCAAAACAGGTCAAACATTTTATTAAGAATCAATTCAACAGCTTGAGAATAGTTTAAGGTTAAGGCAACCTAGTAGAAGAGAAGTACGCAAGACTTCAGAAATTAATAGATAAGTCAAGCTTGATTCTAAGCATCTTCCGAGGTTATAACTATGCATACTTTAAATCACGATCTAGATACTAAATTGATAGAGGCAGATGGCCGATACCTCAATACGCAAGAACTTTATCCCTTAGAGCAGTATTTACAAAGCTATCAACTCCGGCTACAAACCTATCAGCTTCTGAGTGAAAACAGTGAAAAGCTGATTGTGAATACCCTCCGTAAATTTGCCCAAGCCTATCCAGAGTTGATTAAAAACCATGGCGCTCGATGCAAATATGATATGGGGTCTGTAATCCGTTATATTGCCTTGTCA is a window encoding:
- a CDS encoding LmeA family phospholipid-binding protein, with protein sequence MFTGVTGFFGSPGNTDMGEKLLNSVASQSLRHLFTRSESIEVSIRCYPSSKLLQGAIDGLQMQGRGLVIRNDFPMEEMSFQTDAVALDFGALLGGKLRLKQPTQAVAQITLSESGINQSFQAKLVTKRLENLTQPALTELSGGHPVSFKEVSVELLPNNQIRLFAITDVGNADLIPIAMRATLVVERRRRILFSDAQFEPDNIPPELCDRAQSFTQALADILNDMVDLDRFNLDGVTLRINRLETQGKNLLFSGYAQIDHFPDT
- a CDS encoding phycobilisome protein, producing MHTLNHDLDTKLIEADGRYLNTQELYPLEQYLQSYQLRLQTYQLLSENSEKLIVNTLRKFAQAYPELIKNHGARCKYDMGSVIRYIALSILRNDELFFKEQMMFWLDTILVAYKRTSHCTRVYDYLHKEVDHLLPPNCSSLVHPYIKLITVMLNSHV